A portion of the Homalodisca vitripennis isolate AUS2020 chromosome 2, UT_GWSS_2.1, whole genome shotgun sequence genome contains these proteins:
- the LOC124353728 gene encoding translocon-associated protein subunit alpha, which produces MKGLFLLFLIALPAVLLIFDNGPRMLAAAQDDDSDDDLADVEGEGEETAILEEGGETDEKKDDGRSGGSPDAATTILFTKPVLTPGSNLELPGGNLVEFLVGFLNKGSQDMVLETLDASFRYPMDFNFYIQNFSTLAYERAVKPGHEATLAYSFIPSESFAGRPFGLSVNLKYRDASGNQFYEGVYNETVNIVELEEGLDGETFFLYLFLGACGVLLLVAGQQFLASVGKKRVGSSTTKRPTVETGTTNPNDVDYDWLPKETLKNFNKSPRSPKIKQSPRQRKTKRSAGSDD; this is translated from the exons ATGAAGggcttatttttgttatttttaattgcgCTACCTGCTGTCTTATTGATATTTGACAATG GGCCGAGGATGTTGGCGGCTGCACAGGACGATGACAGCGATGATGATCTGGCAGACGTAGAAGGAGAGGGTGAGGAGACGGCCATCCTGGAGGAGGGCGGGGAGACTGATGAGAAGAAAGATGACGGAAGAAGTGGCGGCTCACCTGATGCAGCGACAACTATTCTTTTCACAAAACCTGTGCTCACACCTGGCTCTAATCTCG AGCTTCCTGGCGGCAACTTGGTTGAGTTTCTGGTTGGTTTCCTCAACAAGGGCAGCCAGGATATGGTGCTGGAGACCTTGGACGCCTCGTTCCGCTACCCAATGGACTTCAACTTTTACATCCAGAATTTCTCCACATTGGCATACGAACGTGCAGTGAAGCCTGGCCATGAGGCGACACTAGCGTATTCATTCATCCCCTCTGAGTCTTTTGCGGGCCGCCCCTTCGGTCTTAGTGTTAACCTTAAGTACAGGGATGCG AGTGGAAACCAGTTCTACGAGGGCGTGTACAACGAGACAGTAAACATTGTGGAGTTAGAAGAGGGGCTGGACGGTGAGACATTCTTCCTCTACCTGTTCCTCGGAGCTTGTGGCGTATTGCTGCTGGTGGCGGGGCAACAGTTCCTGGCGTCGGTGGGCAAGAAGCGAGTGGGAAGCAGCACCACCAAGCGACCCACTGTCGAGACAGGCACCACGAACCCCAACGATGTTGACTACGACTGGCTCCCCAAAGAGACTCTTAAGAATTTCA acaagtCACCTCGATCACCAAAAATCAAACAGAGTCCAAGACAGCGGAAAACTAAGAGATCAGCTGGCTCCGATGACTGA